The Flavobacterium galactosidilyticum nucleotide sequence TGGATATACCTATAACTCTAATATTGCAGATGGTTTTAAGAAAGATTTTTATTTATGGAACACTAGTTTAGCATATAGTTTTTTTGATAAAAAAATGACGGCAAAAGTAAAGGTTTATGATTTGTTAAATCAGAATCAAAGTGCTACTAGAACTATTTCGCCAACTAATATTCGCGACGAAGAAAATACAGTTTTAAAGAGATATGTAATGTTTTCATTAACTTATAAACTGAATAAGTTTGGTATGAAGGAAAAGCCTTCTGGAGGTAATAGAATGATTTTTCACTAGAATAAATACACTTTCTTTATATAATTATTGTGTAGAAACGAAAAAGTCCCGACGAAAATCGGGGCTTTTTTATGGAAAAAAGTGATGTATATTATTTACAATTAATCTTAATTTTAATAGAGTAGTTTGGATCTATTGGTTCATTTGTTTGAGCTAAGCGTTGCGAGCCTGTATTTGCAGGACAAGCTATATCGTTTGTCGCATCATAAATGATTTTTTTTCCAGAGGCAATCAACTCTTTTGGGACATAGATTTGGACTTTGGTTCGTGAATATCCCGAAGGAAAATATCGGATGTAATAGCCATCAGGATGCAAAGTCCAAATGCCGCTAGGTACATCAGTTCTTTCAGGAGCCATGCCTGCTATTATAGCATATTTCTCCATATCAGCATAGGTGTAATTACCTGAAGCAACTAGTTGACGGATTTTGTTTTCGGCTTCAAAAACACTTTGTATTCCATCAGGAAGTTTAGATTTAGCTTTATTCATCAAACTCGCAGGTAAAACGCCTAACATTCCACCTTCAAGTTGTGTTAATTCTAGCGGACTTAACAAAGAAACAGCTGTAAGTTTTACTTGCCCACTATAATCCGCAAAGCGTGCTCTAGCAATAATAGTCCAAAGAAGAATCTGGATATCATGCTGACTAATTTCTGGATGATTTTCAGCTTTTTTGAGAATGGTTGTTACAATTTCTTGTTTTGGACCTAGAGTAGGAGCATACATATAACCATCACCTTTTGAAGGTTGAAATGTTCCCGCATGAAGACAATAACTTTTATTAGTCATTTCAAAAAAACCATCACATAATATATAACCGCCTGTAATCGCTTTAGGAAGTAAGTATAAAGGTTGTGCGTTTTTCACCATTATTAAATCAGGAAATTTGGATTCTGATATATTTACATCTTCAAAAGAGGTTGTGATTGCTGCGGGTTTTTTGAGAACATCATCAAGGCCTAGTTTTTTTGCTCCAAGGGAAGTTCCTACTTCTAGTGCTTTTTCTTTCCATCCGCTAAACTGCGAATAGCTAGTCAAAGTGTAGAATAAGAGTAGCATGGAAAATATTGAAATTAGTTTTAAATTTTTCATTTTAAAAAACTTTAGTTTATAATACACAAATATAAAATTAAAACAAACAATAATGGTTTCTAAATATGTAAAAACTTATAAGTCATAATATTACAGATTATTTTAATTTGACACTTTTTATTTAATGTCTGCCACGCATCTAAAACCGGTATGATTTAAACCTGTATCAGGAGATGATTTCATTCTTGCTGTTACTCGATATCCTTTGCAGTAAGAAGCATTACATAAAAAAGAACCTCCTCTAACCACTCTTTTAGGAACAGTTGGTTCCATTGGATCATAACTTTTAGAGGGTCCCTTTGGATTGTTTGTCGTGCTGCTATACAATTCTTTGTAATATTCAGGAGTGTACCAATCGCTACACCATTCCCAAACATTTCCTGCCATATCATATAATCCGTATTTATTAGGTGCAAATGATTTTACTGGAGCGGCTCCAACGAATTTGTCTTGATTTGTATTAAGATAGGGGAATTTTCCTTGCCATATATTTGCTTTTGGTTTTCCTCTTTCTGGATCTTCATTTCCCCAAGAATATTTTTGATCGTTCAATCCGCCTCTTGAAGCAAATTCCCATTCCGCTTCTGTTGGTAATCTTTTACCTGCCCATTTTGCGTAAGCATTAGCATCATCCCAAGAAATATGCACTACAGGATAATTTTCTCTTCCTTTAATGCTACTTTTAGGACCTTCTGGATGTTTCCAACTTGCATCTGTTGTCCATTTCCACCATTTTGAAGCGTCATTCAAATCGACGGCTGTTTTTGTAGGAGTAAAAACTAATGAAGAGGCTACTAATAGAGTCTCATCAGGTCTTGGAGTTCCTGCAGGCAATTGTTTTTTTATTTCTTCCCAATCTGGTTTTATCTCAGCGGTGGTAACATATCCAGTTGCTTTTACAAATTTTTCAAACTGAGCGTTTGTCACTTCGGTGGCATCCATCCAAAAGCTATTTAATTTTACCTTATGTTGCGGGTACTCATCTTGTCTGCCTTCATCATCAGAGGCGCCCATCAGAAATTC carries:
- a CDS encoding formylglycine-generating enzyme family protein translates to MKYQTIILVILISLSACGKKEENKTAMGSAETMSCESSLPSRFSAPNNSDSIALSTTVSYDGMVQIPAGEFLMGASDDEGRQDEYPQHKVKLNSFWMDATEVTNAQFEKFVKATGYVTTAEIKPDWEEIKKQLPAGTPRPDETLLVASSLVFTPTKTAVDLNDASKWWKWTTDASWKHPEGPKSSIKGRENYPVVHISWDDANAYAKWAGKRLPTEAEWEFASRGGLNDQKYSWGNEDPERGKPKANIWQGKFPYLNTNQDKFVGAAPVKSFAPNKYGLYDMAGNVWEWCSDWYTPEYYKELYSSTTNNPKGPSKSYDPMEPTVPKRVVRGGSFLCNASYCKGYRVTARMKSSPDTGLNHTGFRCVADIK